In Sinorhizobium numidicum, the following proteins share a genomic window:
- a CDS encoding D-TA family PLP-dependent enzyme codes for MSLPDTPAVLVDIDVARRNIRAFQAYADRHGIRVRPHIKTHKLPQMAELQLEAGAIGITCQKVTEAEAMVDGSPRIKDVLITYNILGEEKLARLARLNERVRLSVVADNTAVIDGLAARFAREGKPLTVLVECNTGADRCGVATPAEAAHLAERIAEAPGLRFGGLMTYPPADGAARVQSFMSEAKELIEAAGLEVPTITSGGTPSMMQAADVPVATEYRPGTYIYNDRSLVERGVATWDDCALTVLATVVSVPAENRAIIDAGSKVLTSDLLGLTGYGHVLGRDDIRIDQLSEEHGRLVSNGPIGLAVGDQVRIVPNHACVVTNMVDVVHIVDGDEPKEEWAVVARGHIL; via the coding sequence ATGAGCCTGCCAGACACCCCCGCCGTCCTCGTCGATATCGATGTCGCCCGGCGCAACATCCGCGCCTTCCAGGCCTACGCCGACCGGCATGGCATCCGCGTGCGGCCGCATATTAAGACCCACAAGCTGCCGCAGATGGCCGAGCTGCAGCTCGAGGCCGGGGCGATCGGCATCACCTGCCAGAAAGTCACCGAGGCGGAGGCGATGGTCGACGGCAGCCCGCGGATCAAGGACGTGCTGATTACCTACAACATCCTCGGAGAGGAGAAGCTCGCGCGCCTCGCCAGATTGAACGAACGGGTGCGTCTCAGTGTCGTCGCGGACAATACTGCGGTTATCGACGGCCTGGCGGCGCGTTTTGCGCGCGAAGGCAAGCCGCTCACGGTGCTCGTCGAGTGCAACACCGGCGCAGATCGCTGCGGCGTCGCGACGCCGGCGGAGGCGGCCCACCTTGCCGAACGTATTGCCGAGGCCCCGGGGTTGCGCTTCGGCGGGTTGATGACCTATCCGCCGGCCGACGGGGCGGCGCGCGTCCAATCCTTCATGAGCGAGGCGAAGGAGCTGATCGAGGCGGCGGGCCTGGAAGTTCCAACCATCACGTCCGGCGGCACGCCCAGCATGATGCAGGCAGCCGATGTGCCGGTGGCAACGGAGTATCGGCCGGGCACCTATATTTACAACGACCGCTCGCTGGTTGAGCGCGGCGTCGCGACTTGGGACGATTGCGCCCTGACGGTGCTCGCGACCGTCGTGTCCGTTCCGGCGGAGAACCGGGCGATCATCGACGCCGGCAGCAAGGTCCTGACCTCCGATCTCCTCGGCCTCACCGGCTATGGCCACGTGCTCGGGCGCGACGACATCCGCATCGACCAGCTTTCGGAGGAGCACGGCCGGCTCGTTTCGAATGGCCCCATTGGCCTTGCCGTCGGCGACCAGGTCCGCATCGTTCCGAACCATGCCTGCGTGGTCACCAACATGGTCGACGTCGTGCACATCGTGGACGGCGATGAACCGAAGGAAGAATGGGCCGTCGTGGCGCGCGGCCACATCCTCTGA
- a CDS encoding sulfate ABC transporter substrate-binding protein, whose protein sequence is MSSNRLAGIVKLALVVGSLQLGSIGLAQADTTILNVSYDPTRELYKDFNAAFAEKWEADTGETVTIQTSHGGSGKQARSVIDGLEADVVTLALEADIDAIAKESGKIPADWKTRFENNSAPYTSTIVFLVHKGNPKGIKDWGDLIKEDIQVITPNPKTSGGARWNFLAAWAWARSANGGDDAKAQEYVAQLFKHVPVLDTGARGATTTFVQRGLGDVLLAWENEAYLSLEELGPDNFEIVTPSISIKAEPPVALVDGNVDSNGTRKVAEAYLNYLYSDVGQKIAAKHYYRPYKPEVADPKDTARFADVKLVTIDEFGGWKEAQPKFFADGGIFDQIYKPGQ, encoded by the coding sequence ATGAGCTCGAATAGACTTGCCGGAATAGTAAAACTGGCGCTCGTGGTCGGAAGCCTGCAGCTTGGCTCGATTGGCTTAGCTCAAGCGGACACTACGATCCTGAACGTGTCCTACGACCCGACCCGGGAACTTTACAAGGACTTCAATGCGGCCTTTGCCGAAAAATGGGAGGCCGACACCGGCGAAACCGTAACGATCCAGACCTCGCATGGCGGGTCGGGTAAGCAGGCTCGATCAGTGATCGACGGTCTGGAGGCGGATGTCGTGACGCTCGCCCTCGAAGCAGATATCGATGCAATCGCCAAGGAGAGCGGCAAGATCCCGGCCGACTGGAAGACCCGCTTCGAAAACAACAGTGCGCCTTACACCTCGACGATCGTCTTTCTCGTCCACAAGGGCAATCCGAAAGGCATCAAGGACTGGGGCGACCTTATCAAGGAAGACATCCAGGTGATTACGCCCAACCCGAAAACTTCGGGCGGCGCGCGCTGGAACTTCCTTGCGGCCTGGGCCTGGGCACGATCCGCCAATGGCGGTGACGACGCCAAGGCGCAGGAATACGTAGCGCAATTGTTCAAACATGTTCCGGTCCTCGATACCGGCGCGCGCGGTGCGACGACCACCTTTGTCCAGCGCGGCCTCGGTGACGTACTGCTTGCTTGGGAAAATGAAGCCTATCTGTCGCTTGAAGAACTCGGGCCGGACAATTTCGAGATCGTCACGCCGTCGATCTCGATCAAGGCGGAACCGCCAGTGGCGCTCGTGGACGGCAATGTCGATAGCAATGGCACGCGCAAAGTGGCCGAGGCCTATCTGAACTATCTCTACAGCGATGTAGGCCAGAAGATCGCGGCCAAGCACTACTACCGGCCGTACAAGCCCGAGGTTGCGGACCCCAAGGACACGGCCCGCTTCGCCGACGTGAAGCTGGTCACTATTGACGAATTCGGCGGTTGGAAGGAAGCTCAGCCGAAGTTCTTCGCCGATGGTGGAATTTTCGACCAGATCTACAAGCCGGGACAATAA
- a CDS encoding amino acid ABC transporter permease: MDFAFLDQLWLARIPLLKGLGVSISISFLSIAVGTVLGVFVGLALTYGYRPLQWVVRGYTDFIRGTPVLVLVLASYYVLSTVGIDLGPFQAGILALAVFCSSHVGELVRGALQSIPKGQTEAAKAIGLTFPQTFAYVLGPQALRQALPAWVNTAAEMVKASTLLSIIGVAELLLRTQELISRTFMSLEFYFFAGFLYFVINYGIERFGRFVERKTAVPS, translated from the coding sequence ATGGACTTCGCTTTTCTCGATCAACTCTGGCTCGCCCGGATTCCGCTCCTAAAGGGGCTCGGCGTGTCGATTTCCATTTCGTTCCTGTCGATTGCGGTGGGTACCGTGCTCGGCGTCTTCGTGGGGCTTGCACTCACCTATGGCTACCGCCCGCTGCAATGGGTGGTGCGCGGCTATACCGACTTCATCCGCGGCACGCCGGTGCTCGTTCTTGTGCTTGCGAGCTACTACGTTCTGAGCACTGTCGGCATCGACCTCGGGCCGTTCCAGGCGGGCATCCTGGCGCTCGCCGTCTTCTGTAGCTCACATGTCGGCGAACTGGTGCGCGGCGCGCTGCAATCGATTCCCAAGGGGCAGACGGAAGCCGCGAAGGCGATCGGGCTGACCTTTCCGCAAACCTTCGCCTATGTGCTGGGGCCGCAGGCCCTGCGGCAGGCGCTACCTGCCTGGGTCAATACCGCGGCCGAAATGGTCAAGGCGTCGACCTTGCTCTCGATCATCGGCGTTGCGGAACTGCTGCTACGCACCCAGGAACTGATCTCGCGCACGTTCATGAGCCTCGAATTCTATTTCTTCGCAGGCTTCCTTTATTTCGTCATCAACTACGGCATTGAGCGTTTCGGTCGATTCGTCGAACGCAAGACCGCTGTCCCATCGTGA
- a CDS encoding transporter substrate-binding domain-containing protein, whose protein sequence is MIKTFSAAASLVVATLAAMPAIAQQPSSKLDEVLSRGHLVLGTGSTNAPWHFKSAEDKLQGFDVDMGRIIAKALFGDPEKIEFVNQSSDARIPNITTDKVDITCQFMTVTGERAQQIAFTIPYYREGVGLMLKADGKHGDYEALKGAGSSVTISVLQNVYAEDMVHAALPEATVDQYESVDLIYQALESGRADAAATDQSSLAWYMTQNPGRYKDAGYGWNPQTYACGVKRGDQDWLNFVNTALHEAMTGVEFDFYAKSFKTWFGKDLTPPQIGFPVEYK, encoded by the coding sequence ATGATCAAGACATTTTCTGCGGCCGCGAGCCTCGTCGTCGCAACGTTAGCCGCCATGCCGGCCATTGCGCAGCAGCCGTCAAGCAAGCTCGACGAAGTACTGTCGCGCGGCCATCTGGTGCTCGGCACCGGCAGCACCAACGCGCCGTGGCACTTCAAGAGCGCCGAAGACAAGCTGCAGGGTTTCGACGTTGATATGGGCCGCATCATTGCCAAGGCGCTGTTCGGCGACCCCGAAAAGATCGAATTCGTCAATCAGTCGTCGGATGCCCGCATTCCGAACATCACCACAGACAAGGTGGACATCACCTGCCAGTTCATGACGGTAACGGGCGAGCGCGCCCAGCAGATCGCCTTCACCATTCCCTACTATCGTGAGGGCGTGGGCCTGATGCTGAAGGCCGACGGCAAGCATGGCGATTACGAGGCGCTGAAGGGCGCTGGCTCATCGGTTACGATTTCGGTGCTGCAGAACGTCTATGCCGAGGACATGGTGCACGCTGCGCTGCCCGAGGCGACGGTGGATCAATACGAATCCGTCGACCTGATCTATCAGGCGCTGGAATCCGGCCGTGCCGACGCCGCGGCAACCGACCAGTCTTCGCTTGCCTGGTACATGACCCAGAACCCGGGCCGCTACAAGGACGCAGGCTATGGCTGGAACCCGCAAACCTATGCATGCGGCGTCAAGCGCGGCGATCAGGACTGGCTGAACTTCGTCAACACGGCGTTGCATGAGGCGATGACGGGAGTCGAATTCGACTTCTACGCCAAGTCCTTCAAGACCTGGTTCGGCAAGGACCTCACTCCGCCGCAGATCGGTTTCCCCGTCGAGTACAAATAG
- a CDS encoding amino acid ABC transporter ATP-binding protein codes for MTNLLEIRDLHKRYGTVEVLKGVDCTMQQGEVISIIGSSGSGKTTMLRCINMLEEFQGGTISIDGQEIGYETVGGVRRRKPEREIARQRALTGMAFQQFNLFPHMTAAGNVMLGLIKVKTMSRDEARTVAEKWLDRVGLLSRMDHYPGQLSGGQQQRVAIARAIAMNPKLMLFDEVTSALDPELVNEVLQVIKGLAEDGMSMLIVTHEMRFAYEVSSRVIFMNQGRIAEEGNPREMFLKPKTERLADFLKTSTFN; via the coding sequence ATGACCAATCTTCTTGAAATCCGCGATCTTCACAAGCGCTATGGCACGGTGGAAGTGCTGAAAGGCGTCGACTGCACCATGCAGCAGGGCGAGGTGATCAGCATTATCGGCTCCAGCGGTTCGGGCAAGACGACGATGCTTCGCTGCATCAACATGCTCGAGGAATTCCAGGGCGGCACGATCAGCATCGACGGCCAGGAAATCGGCTACGAGACAGTCGGTGGTGTCCGCCGCCGCAAGCCTGAGCGGGAGATCGCCCGCCAGCGCGCGCTGACGGGAATGGCATTCCAGCAGTTCAACCTCTTTCCGCATATGACCGCCGCCGGCAACGTCATGCTGGGCCTGATCAAGGTCAAGACGATGAGCCGCGACGAGGCAAGGACGGTTGCGGAGAAGTGGCTGGACCGCGTCGGCCTTCTGTCGCGGATGGATCATTACCCCGGCCAGCTTTCCGGCGGCCAGCAGCAGCGCGTTGCGATCGCCCGCGCCATCGCGATGAACCCCAAGCTGATGCTTTTCGACGAAGTGACCTCGGCCCTCGACCCGGAACTCGTCAACGAGGTGCTGCAGGTGATCAAGGGCCTTGCGGAAGACGGCATGAGCATGCTGATCGTCACCCACGAGATGCGCTTTGCCTATGAGGTTTCGTCCCGGGTCATCTTCATGAACCAGGGCCGTATCGCCGAGGAGGGCAATCCGCGCGAGATGTTCCTGAAGCCCAAGACCGAACGCCTGGCGGACTTTCTGAAAACTTCGACGTTCAACTGA
- a CDS encoding amino acid ABC transporter permease, which yields MTYSLNFAAVWRSFDLLLEGLALSLGLAVVAILAGCVLGLITAFGLVSKSVLLRKPAGLYVTVIRNTPILVLILFTYFALPELGVRLGKIESFVLTLAVYSGAYLAEVFRGGLIAVPPGQREAGLAIGLTEMQIRTSIIIPLMLRNVLPSLGSTMISLFKDTSLAAAIAVPELTFEARKINVETFRVIETWIVASCLYVATCSLLAALMRGVERRLAVPR from the coding sequence ATGACTTATTCATTGAACTTCGCGGCTGTCTGGCGCTCGTTCGACCTTCTTTTGGAAGGGCTGGCGCTCAGTCTCGGCCTGGCAGTGGTGGCGATCCTCGCCGGCTGCGTGCTCGGGCTGATCACCGCTTTCGGCCTCGTTTCCAAGAGCGTGTTGCTGCGCAAACCCGCCGGACTCTATGTCACGGTGATCCGCAACACGCCGATCCTGGTCCTCATCCTCTTCACCTATTTCGCGCTCCCCGAACTCGGTGTCCGTCTCGGTAAAATCGAAAGTTTCGTGCTGACTCTGGCGGTCTATTCCGGCGCCTATCTCGCTGAAGTCTTCCGCGGCGGCCTCATCGCCGTTCCGCCGGGCCAAAGGGAAGCGGGGCTGGCGATCGGACTGACGGAGATGCAGATTCGCACCTCGATTATTATTCCGCTCATGCTGCGCAATGTCCTGCCCTCCCTCGGCAGCACCATGATCTCGCTTTTCAAGGACACCTCGCTTGCCGCGGCGATCGCGGTGCCCGAACTCACCTTCGAGGCGCGCAAGATCAATGTCGAGACTTTCCGTGTCATCGAGACGTGGATCGTCGCGAGCTGCCTCTATGTTGCAACCTGTTCGCTGCTGGCCGCGCTGATGCGCGGGGTCGAACGGCGACTTGCGGTTCCGAGGTGA
- a CDS encoding ABC transporter ATP-binding protein produces the protein MSALEIRDIHKRYGEVETLKGIDIALESGEFLVLLGSSGCGKSTLLNIIAGLAEPSGGDILIGEQSILGAHPKDRDIAMVFQSYALYPNMSVARNIGFGLEMRKVPAAERDKAVRETARLLQIENLLDRKPSQLSGGQRQRVAIGRALVRNPEVFLFDEPLSNLDAKLRMEMRTELKRLHQMLKTTVVYVTHDQIEAMTLATRIAVMRDGRIEQLGTPEDIYDRPATLYVAGFVGSPPMNILDAETTGSGLKLAGSGEMLPLPATLRNAAAGRRVKIGIRPEALRLAEADASGIRLAARVEVMELTGPELVTTAKIGEERITACLPPRTAITSGSAHVFSFDEAALHLFDPESGRSLLTA, from the coding sequence ATGAGCGCACTCGAAATCCGCGACATCCACAAGCGATACGGCGAGGTGGAGACGCTTAAGGGCATCGACATCGCGCTTGAAAGCGGCGAGTTCCTGGTGCTGCTCGGCTCGTCCGGCTGTGGCAAATCCACTCTTTTGAACATCATCGCCGGTCTTGCCGAACCGAGCGGCGGAGACATCCTGATCGGTGAGCAATCGATCCTCGGTGCGCATCCAAAGGACCGCGATATTGCCATGGTCTTTCAGTCCTACGCGCTCTATCCAAACATGAGCGTCGCCCGGAATATCGGTTTCGGGCTCGAAATGCGAAAAGTGCCGGCGGCAGAGCGCGACAAAGCGGTGCGCGAGACAGCGAGGCTGCTCCAGATCGAAAATCTCCTCGATCGCAAGCCGAGCCAGCTCTCCGGCGGCCAACGCCAACGCGTTGCCATCGGCCGCGCGCTGGTGCGCAACCCGGAGGTCTTTCTCTTCGATGAGCCGCTATCCAACCTCGACGCCAAGCTGCGCATGGAGATGCGTACGGAGTTGAAGCGGCTGCACCAGATGCTGAAGACGACGGTCGTCTACGTCACCCACGATCAGATCGAGGCGATGACGCTCGCAACGCGTATCGCCGTCATGCGCGATGGCCGCATAGAGCAGCTTGGTACGCCGGAAGATATCTATGACCGGCCGGCTACACTCTACGTCGCCGGCTTTGTCGGGTCGCCGCCGATGAACATTCTCGATGCGGAAACGACGGGAAGCGGCCTAAAGCTCGCCGGCTCCGGGGAGATGCTGCCTCTACCTGCGACTTTAAGGAACGCCGCCGCTGGCCGACGCGTCAAAATCGGCATTCGCCCGGAGGCGTTGCGGCTCGCAGAGGCCGATGCCTCAGGCATCCGCCTCGCAGCGCGTGTCGAAGTCATGGAACTGACGGGGCCTGAGCTCGTGACCACGGCCAAGATCGGGGAAGAGCGCATCACGGCCTGTCTTCCGCCGCGCACGGCGATTACTTCCGGATCGGCGCATGTCTTCTCCTTCGACGAAGCGGCACTGCATCTCTTCGATCCCGAAAGCGGTCGCTCGCTGTTGACGGCATGA
- a CDS encoding IclR family transcriptional regulator codes for MADAADTINRRARGLDRAFEILDFLRLQRQPLRPNEIAQGIGAPRSSVYELVNLLIRQGVIEYRGDDGRVFLGRKLYFLGAAYAEQFDLMRECEHLLARIAEETRETAQMCQLEGNKYAVVLMNEGSRPFRISTNIGEPVAIPWTASGRLLVDHMSDEEILDFIPEEDFVLPSGKRLDPSEFIRQVRQAKLDGYFTFNSIVDSFTHCFAVPVYDAGQVCVATLCLVAPKEDGLRNRAEYLRVLIDAAGELSEKLGYRQDGGPSARTPARAATGY; via the coding sequence ATGGCTGATGCGGCAGATACGATCAATCGGCGGGCACGGGGGCTCGATCGGGCGTTCGAAATTCTCGACTTTCTGCGGCTGCAGCGGCAGCCCTTGCGCCCAAACGAGATCGCCCAGGGAATCGGCGCGCCGCGTTCGTCGGTCTATGAACTTGTCAATCTGCTGATCCGGCAGGGTGTGATCGAGTATCGGGGCGACGACGGCCGCGTCTTCCTTGGCCGAAAGCTCTATTTCCTCGGCGCCGCTTATGCCGAACAGTTCGATCTCATGCGCGAATGCGAGCATTTGCTGGCGAGAATCGCCGAAGAAACGCGCGAGACGGCGCAGATGTGCCAGCTGGAAGGCAACAAATATGCCGTCGTTTTGATGAACGAGGGCAGCCGACCGTTCCGCATATCCACCAATATCGGTGAGCCGGTCGCCATTCCGTGGACCGCCTCCGGCCGCCTCCTCGTCGATCATATGAGCGACGAGGAGATATTGGATTTCATTCCGGAAGAAGACTTCGTGCTGCCGAGCGGCAAGCGCCTCGATCCGTCCGAATTCATCCGCCAGGTCCGACAAGCCAAGCTGGACGGTTATTTTACGTTCAACAGCATCGTCGACAGCTTCACGCATTGTTTTGCCGTGCCGGTCTATGACGCCGGCCAGGTTTGCGTGGCGACACTTTGCCTTGTAGCTCCCAAGGAAGACGGGCTGCGCAACCGCGCCGAATACCTGCGCGTGCTGATCGATGCTGCCGGGGAACTTTCCGAAAAGCTCGGCTACAGGCAGGATGGCGGACCTTCGGCGCGGACCCCGGCGCGGGCAGCCACCGGCTATTGA
- a CDS encoding carbohydrate ABC transporter permease — protein MERQSPLFTAFVYTCAMLLAAVILAPVVWLFVMSISSAADLSAKPLNWWPSEIDLSRYGALLSTVENSAGAAFMASLFNSLKVAGMATLAAIAVAVPAGWAVSRTPAVSWSLYAVIATYMLPPVALAVPLYMGLAYLGLLNSVFGLALVYLTILAPFTTWLLKSGFDSIPKEIESAAMIDGARLDQILRLLTLPLAAPVMATSALFAFLLAWDEFFYALLFTSDLRAKTLTVAIADLAGGRVSDYGLIATAGVLAALPPVLIGLVMQRALISGLTSGGVKG, from the coding sequence ATGGAACGCCAAAGCCCCCTTTTCACCGCCTTCGTCTATACGTGCGCGATGCTTCTCGCTGCGGTCATCCTGGCGCCAGTCGTGTGGCTTTTCGTCATGAGCATTTCGTCGGCCGCGGATCTCTCGGCAAAACCGCTCAACTGGTGGCCGAGCGAGATCGATCTCTCCCGCTATGGCGCCTTGCTTTCCACCGTCGAAAACAGCGCCGGCGCCGCTTTCATGGCGTCGCTCTTCAACAGCCTCAAAGTCGCCGGAATGGCGACGCTCGCCGCAATTGCCGTTGCGGTTCCGGCCGGCTGGGCCGTGTCGCGCACGCCGGCCGTCTCGTGGTCGCTCTATGCGGTGATCGCCACCTACATGCTGCCTCCAGTCGCGCTTGCGGTACCGCTCTATATGGGGCTCGCCTATCTCGGCCTTCTCAATTCGGTCTTCGGCCTTGCACTCGTCTACCTCACCATTCTGGCGCCCTTCACCACATGGCTGTTGAAATCGGGCTTCGATTCCATACCGAAGGAAATCGAGAGCGCAGCGATGATCGACGGCGCGCGGCTCGACCAGATTCTCCGGCTCTTGACGCTACCGCTTGCCGCCCCGGTCATGGCGACATCCGCCCTCTTCGCCTTTCTTCTTGCCTGGGACGAATTCTTCTACGCGCTGCTCTTCACCTCGGATCTGCGCGCCAAGACCCTCACCGTCGCCATTGCGGATCTCGCTGGCGGCCGTGTTTCCGACTATGGATTGATCGCTACCGCCGGGGTGCTTGCCGCCCTGCCCCCGGTGCTGATCGGTCTCGTCATGCAACGCGCCCTTATTTCCGGGCTCACCAGCGGTGGCGTCAAAGGATGA
- a CDS encoding carbohydrate kinase family protein, which produces MRPLAAIGNVNVDLILGPAKPWPKAGTEVIVDHDELRVGGCAGNSALAWDSLGVDYAIAANVGNDQFGAWLKEAFGERARDWPVEAVGTTLSVGITHPDGERTFFTTRGHLPLFSFDEVRSILDGERLRGGFALLSGSFLTDALTLAYDDFFDWADAHEIAVALDTGWPLDGWTDANKLKTLAWLKRCHCALFNEVETTTLTGNSNTAEAARSLKQRMPAEAIVVVKRGPHGALALDRNGTEFSVPAPPVKVVDTIGAGDVFNAGFLAALAANMPLEACLRTGVIVASEAISTLPRSYGKPLSAFLQETRQ; this is translated from the coding sequence ATGCGTCCGCTTGCAGCCATCGGCAATGTCAATGTCGATCTCATCCTCGGCCCCGCCAAGCCCTGGCCGAAGGCCGGGACCGAAGTCATTGTCGATCATGACGAACTCCGTGTCGGCGGCTGTGCCGGAAACAGCGCGCTTGCCTGGGATTCGCTCGGTGTCGACTATGCGATCGCCGCCAACGTCGGCAATGACCAGTTCGGCGCCTGGCTGAAGGAGGCCTTCGGCGAACGGGCCCGCGACTGGCCGGTGGAAGCCGTCGGCACCACGCTCTCGGTCGGCATCACGCATCCGGATGGCGAGCGCACCTTCTTCACCACGCGCGGCCACCTGCCGCTCTTCAGCTTCGACGAGGTGCGCTCGATACTCGACGGTGAGCGCCTTCGCGGTGGCTTTGCATTGCTCTCCGGTTCGTTCCTGACAGACGCTCTGACGTTAGCCTACGACGACTTCTTCGATTGGGCGGACGCGCATGAGATCGCCGTGGCGCTCGATACCGGCTGGCCGCTCGATGGCTGGACCGATGCGAACAAGCTCAAAACCCTCGCATGGCTGAAGCGCTGCCATTGCGCGCTCTTCAACGAGGTGGAAACGACGACGCTCACCGGCAACTCAAACACTGCGGAGGCAGCCCGCAGTCTGAAACAGAGGATGCCTGCTGAGGCCATCGTCGTCGTCAAACGCGGACCTCACGGGGCGCTCGCCCTTGACCGGAACGGTACAGAGTTTTCCGTGCCCGCACCGCCCGTCAAGGTCGTCGATACGATCGGCGCCGGCGACGTCTTCAATGCAGGCTTCCTGGCGGCGCTTGCGGCCAATATGCCGCTTGAGGCCTGCCTGAGGACGGGCGTCATCGTTGCGTCCGAAGCAATCTCGACCTTGCCGCGCAGCTACGGCAAACCCCTTTCGGCCTTCCTCCAGGAGACCCGACAATGA
- a CDS encoding SIS domain-containing protein: protein MIMRVSKDRPAALVAIDREMARQHADAIASYRQSAALAQRIAASLKSTGRLLLLGMGGSHAVGRAVEPLYRALGIEAVALPLSEQLGQPLPIEGKTILVSSQSGESAEVLRWFRETNGGTSDTFGLTLDEDAFLAKAAPSLVGTGGTERAFAATRSLTVTFSLHLAILTALGADPADALRALEAPETPATDGALAAVADVGAIVTSGRRLQGLAEAIALGLTELSRLPCFSLEGGQLRHGPMEMLGPSVGVVLFRAADPTAGLVAAMARSAAEAGSPVVVFDASGEPPVEGLANIRFKPAAGMAAIFALLPVAQSFMLAFAAARVENAGTPLRSTKITRSE from the coding sequence ATGATCATGCGTGTTTCGAAAGACCGCCCCGCGGCGCTCGTCGCAATCGATCGGGAGATGGCGCGCCAGCACGCCGATGCCATAGCCTCCTACAGACAGTCTGCCGCTCTCGCGCAAAGGATTGCCGCGTCGCTGAAATCGACCGGCCGGCTTCTCCTGCTCGGCATGGGGGGCTCGCATGCTGTCGGCCGTGCCGTCGAACCGCTCTATCGCGCGCTCGGGATCGAGGCTGTGGCTCTGCCGCTCTCGGAGCAACTCGGTCAGCCCTTGCCGATCGAAGGCAAGACCATTCTCGTCAGCTCGCAATCCGGGGAAAGCGCCGAGGTGCTGCGCTGGTTCAGGGAAACGAACGGCGGCACGTCCGATACGTTCGGCCTGACGCTCGATGAAGATGCGTTCCTGGCGAAAGCGGCGCCGTCACTTGTCGGAACAGGAGGCACGGAGCGGGCATTCGCGGCCACCCGCAGCCTGACGGTCACCTTCTCGCTGCACCTGGCGATCCTCACCGCCCTCGGAGCCGATCCGGCCGACGCGCTTCGCGCCCTGGAGGCTCCCGAGACGCCCGCGACCGACGGCGCCCTTGCGGCGGTCGCCGATGTCGGCGCGATCGTCACCTCCGGTCGCAGGCTCCAGGGCCTCGCCGAAGCCATCGCGCTCGGTCTCACGGAACTCTCGCGTCTACCCTGCTTTTCGCTCGAAGGCGGACAATTGCGTCACGGGCCGATGGAAATGCTGGGGCCTTCCGTCGGCGTCGTGCTCTTCCGAGCTGCCGATCCGACTGCCGGGCTGGTGGCTGCGATGGCAAGATCGGCAGCAGAGGCGGGTTCGCCGGTCGTCGTCTTCGACGCATCGGGCGAGCCGCCAGTCGAAGGCCTCGCGAACATCCGATTCAAGCCGGCGGCAGGCATGGCCGCGATTTTCGCCCTGTTGCCGGTGGCACAATCCTTCATGCTCGCCTTTGCCGCGGCGCGCGTCGAGAATGCCGGCACGCCCTTGCGTTCGACGAAGATCACCCGGAGCGAGTAG
- a CDS encoding RidA family protein, with product MTIKRYGTGETGAGKQALPFARAVEANGWLYVSGQVAMDAGEVIGGGIIAESRKAIENMIAILNEAGYGLEDVVRVGVWLDDPRDFWTFNGVYAEYFGKNPPARACVQSRMMVDCKVEVDCVAYKAK from the coding sequence GTGACGATAAAGCGTTATGGAACGGGCGAAACCGGTGCGGGCAAACAGGCCTTACCCTTTGCGCGCGCTGTCGAGGCGAACGGCTGGCTTTATGTTTCCGGGCAGGTCGCCATGGATGCGGGCGAGGTCATTGGCGGCGGCATCATCGCGGAAAGCCGCAAGGCGATCGAAAACATGATCGCGATCCTCAATGAGGCGGGCTACGGCCTGGAAGACGTGGTCCGCGTCGGCGTCTGGCTCGATGATCCGCGCGATTTCTGGACCTTCAACGGCGTCTACGCCGAATATTTCGGCAAGAACCCGCCGGCACGCGCCTGTGTGCAGTCGCGCATGATGGTCGACTGCAAGGTCGAAGTTGACTGCGTCGCGTACAAGGCTAAATGA